In Heterodontus francisci isolate sHetFra1 chromosome 5, sHetFra1.hap1, whole genome shotgun sequence, one DNA window encodes the following:
- the LOC137370120 gene encoding dendritic cell-specific transmembrane protein-like translates to MVILKIAAQFLGDLFKLFASEKKSGLKNILCLIPLCLLMGLGTSGILYVCLRALQCSLSVALAVCGTFAAVIPGALFLSKYLRCFILIFLISCGTQQGRNALITAGTSVVLFNCAQNSFHNLSGLVESLVCYLKNMLPSITDILDKYIDVINWIHQKIQNLPQNHFVKFVDEFKTSQSIEDGDLKRNLNVTRVDLEILTNRIISTLGMFSQICKSAMLIMGISLVLIFTWFYIKRYLTNIKFENIFITNQFLQFDEQQKERGKPHLLQLTTKEKKCFIKIPALCLSEREWKTMTRFFAPIFTNVCIWAIIIMLDYGLFLLISSIRHHLDHLPTINITMNMKFAAETKFFDFSVHKFESTQTVSYETHLSKGDCIPQPTLSITNIWIPLVVLIAVLLLLTLLTAKFTILKVLVLSSFYAETEKRRIEFLHEKILQKRSWAKLMNMEEALDFTANRVSFWFPIFRMKQSKNELLKNKPIYYQNSAEFCIEI, encoded by the exons ATGGTAATTCTCAAGATTGCTGCTCAATTTCTTGGAGACCTCTTTAAGTTGTTTGCATCAGAAAAAAAGTCTGGTTTGAAGAACATTCTGTGTCTGATCCCACTTTGTCTTCTTATGGGACTGGGGACCAGTGGCATACTGTATGTGTGCTTGCGAGCATTACAATGCAGCCTCTCAGTGGCTCTGGCAGTGTGTGGAACCTTTGCTGCCGTCATTCCTGGAGCTTTGTTCCTTTCAAAGTATCTCAGATGCTTCATTTTGATATTCCTCATTTCATGTGGGACACAACAAGGCCGCAATGCTCTGATTACAGCTGGCACCAGTGTGGTGCTCTTTAACTGTGCCCAAAACAGCTTTCACAATTTAAGCGGATTGGTGGAAAGTTTAGTTTGCTACCTGAAGAACATGCTTCCATCGATCACAGATATTTTGGATAAGTATATTGATGTTATAAATTGGATTCACCAAAAAATCCAAAACTTACCACAAAATCATTTTGTAAAGTTTGTAGATGAATTTAAGACAAGTCAAAGCATAGAAGATGGTGATTTAAAAAGAAACCTCAATGTCACCAGAGTTGACTTGGAAATTCTGACTAATCGTATCATTTCAACATTGGGCATGTTTTCCCAAATTTGTAAAAGTGCAATGCTCATAATGGGCATCTCACTGGTCTTAATATTCACTTGGTTCTATATCAAAAGATATTTAACCAACATAAAGTTTGAAAACATATTTATCACAAATCAGTTCCTGCAGTTCGATGAGCAGCAGAAAGAACGAGGGAAGCCTCATCTGCTCCAACTAACCACAAAAGAGAAGAAATGCTTTATAAAGATCCCAGCATTGTGTTTATCAGAAAGGGAATGGAAAACCATGACAAGATTCTTTGCTCCCATCTTCACTAATGTGTGTATTTGGGCAATAATCATAATGCTGGATTATGGACTATTCTTACTTATTTCTTCAATACGCCATCACCTAGATCATCTGCCTACAATTAACATTACCATGAATATGAAATTTGCT GCAGAGACAAAGTTCTTTGATTTTTCTGTACACAAATTTGagtccacacaaacagtctcataTGAAACTCACTTGTCTAAAGGTGACTGCATCCCTCAACCAACTCTGTCGATAACCAATATATGGATCCCACTTGTTGTTTTAATTGCTGTCTTATTGCTACTCACTTTACTTACTGCAAAATTTACAATATTGAAAGTATTGGTTTTATCATCATTTTATGCTGAGACGGAGAAGAGGCGAATAGAGTTTTTGCATGAAAAGATATTACAGAAGAGATCCTGGGCCAAATTAATGAATATGGAGGAAGCACTGGATTTTACAGCTAATAGG